The stretch of DNA CCATCCCTTCAGGGGTATCGCCATAGGTAAACAGCATCCGTTCGGCGAGGGAACCGTGATTAACCCCGATTCGCATCGCTTTGCCTTGGTCGCGGAGGGAAACTACCAGAGGCTCTAAGGTTTCGCGGATTTTTGCGCCAATTTCGTCAAATTCGTCTGGTGTGTACTCGCTTCTATCAGCTTTCGGCTTTTCAAATACATATAGTCCCGGATTAATTCTCACTTTGTCTACGTGCTTGGCCACTTCTAGGGCAATTTTCATGCCATTGTGGTGGACATCGGCTACGAGAGGTACTACTTGGTAGGTTGCGTGCAGTTTTTGCTTAATTTCGGCTAAGGCTTTAGCATGGGCCATGCTGGGAACGGTGACGCGGACGATTTCGCAGCCAATCTCGTGGAGGCGGCGGATTCCGGCTACTGAACCGTCGATATCGAGGGTATCTTCGTTAATCATCGACTGAACGACGATGGGGTAGCCACCGCCGATGGTGACGCTACCGACTTTGACCGGCCGGGTTTTGCGGCGGTGGATGGTGGTGTCAAAGGTGGGTTGGCTTGATGCGGGTTTGGTTGGGTTGGGTAAGGTTTGCATGGTATGCAGGGTAGATTTTTGTAGCGAAAATCTCTGATTTGTGTCTCCTGCTTTTTAGAGTGCCATAGAAGGGGGCCGTTTGGACGCAGGGATGGGAAGAAACAGAGGTAAGATTGCGATCGCAACTTTCTGAGTCCTGTTAGCCACGCAGTAATCTCATCTACTGATATTAACTTTTTATTTTGATTTACTGTTGCAATTCGATGCCCAATTCTGAAAAGTATTGCTACAATTCTGATATTGGATATCACTTTGTTACACCCAACCTCCGGCTACAACTATTACTATTGCTAATTATTTTAGGAGTGCAAAATCATGGGAATTGAGCGGAAAATGTGGCGAGGAATGTTTGCCCCTGGTGAAGTAGTTCAACTCAAACAGCCCTGTTTTACACCGGGACGATTGTTTGAACCAGGGAGATATATTGTTGGAGATTTACCAGATACTGCTTTTGACATGGGTTTAGTAGAACAATTACCACCCGTTAAAGGCAAGAGTGCTGAAATTAGGAATAGCGTACCTTCGCCAGAAAATGAGGGATCTTAAAATTCACTCATTCAACTTTGTAACGCCGTCGTCCCGGCGGTTGTTTCACTACCCAGAGGGCGGCGTTACCAGCAATGTTAATTAACCATTCTGATTAATTTGTGCGATCAACTCTTTTAAGACTTCCTCTGCTTTGTCATTATCTATCTGACAAGTCCCTGCATTCTGATGTCCGCCGCCGCCGTATTTCAACATTAACTCCCCTATATTTGTCTGAGAAGTTTTGTTAAAAATTGACTTACCAACTGCAAAAACTGTATTTTGTTGCTTCAGTCCCCAAAGTACATGAATCGAGATATTGCATTCTGGGAACAAAGCATAAATTGTAAATCTGTTGCCCGCATAAATTACCTCTTCATTCCGTAAATCTAAGACGACCAAATTCTGATAAGCCTTTGCACATCGCGGGATTTGATCTTTAAACTTCTCTTCTTGCTCAAAGTAAAGGTCAACTCTCTCCTTCACATCTGGCAATTGCAATATTTCCTGAATAGAATGAGCTTTGCAGTAATCTATCAACTGCATCATTAACTGATAATTCGAGATTCTAAACTCCCGAAATCTCCCCAACCCCGTCCTCGCATCCATCAAGAAATTTAACAACACCCAATTTTCAGGATGCAAAACTTCTTCTTGGGAAAATTGGGCAGAATCGGATTTATCAACTGCCTCCATCATCGCTTCAGAAATCTCAGTAAACTTTTCTTTTCCGCCATAATAGCTATACAATACTCTCGCCGCCGATGGTGCATCTGGATCGATAATGTGGTTATCTTGAATGTCGTGATTTCTGATAGTTTCGCTGAGGTGGTGGTCGAAGGCTAAATAAACTCCTTCGATGTATGGTAAATTTGTGGTAATATCATTACTTGTCACTTCAATTTTTCCATCCTGCATATCTTTAGGATGAACAAACTTAATTTCGTTAATCATGTCCAGTTCTTTTAAGAGAACGGCACAGACAAGACCATCAAAATCGCTGCGGGTGACTAACCTGTATTTTTTAGGGCTTCGCATAAGTTTCTCAGATGAGGGGGAAGTTAACATCAGATAATATAACGTATTTCCCGGACTTTTCCACTATGCCTTCTGACGCTTACGCTTGGATAGACAATTCTCTGGCTACTATTCACCGAGCTGAATGGTATCGCTCGGTGCAAACGATTCATGGTCGCCCCGGTGCTACAATTTTGCTAGAAGGTCGCGAACTTGTCAACTTTGCCAGCAATGATTATCTGGGATTGGCGGGTGATGAAAGGCTAATTCAAGCAGCAATTTCTGCTGTTAAAGAATTGGGAACGGGGAGTTCTGGTTCGCGATTGCTGAGTGGACATCGCCAGTTACATAGAGATTTAGAATTGGCGATTGCATCTTTTAAACAAACGGAAGATGCAATTGTATTTAGTTCGGGTTATCTTGCTAACTTAGGTGCGATCGCATCTCTTGTAAATAAGCGGGATTTGATTTTATCGGATCGCTACAATCATTCTAGCCTTAAAAACGGCGCGATCCTCAGCGGCGCGACTGTATTAGAGTACAATCATTGCGATCTTGAGGATTTAAGAACAAAGTTGGAGGAACGCACTCGTTACCGCCGCTGTTTAATTATTACCGATACTGTTTTCAGCATGGACGGTGATTTATGTCCTTTACCACAATTATTGGCAATAGCTGAAGAATTTAGCTGTATGCTATTAGTAGATGAGGCGCACGCTACAGGTGTTTTTGGTGATAATGGTGCGGGTTGCGTCGAGCATTTCGGTTGTACTGGAAAACCATTAATTCAGGTTGGAACTCTCAGTAAAGCTTTAGGAAGTTTAGGCGGATATGTCGCTGGTTCTAGCTCGTTAATTGACTTTCTCCGTAATCGAGCACCTACTTGGATTTATACTACAGGATTGACACCAGCAGACACGGCTGCTGCTTTAAAAGCTGTAAATATTGTCCGCGCAGAACCACAATTACGCCACAAATTATGGGAAAATGTGGAAACTCTTAAAACCTTGCTCGATCGGCAGATTCCTAACTGGAAAAATACAGATAAAAATCACACCGACTGGAATCTTCACCCCAATTTAGAAAGCGAAAGCAAAGAAAATTACCAATCAGCAATTACCCATTCATATTCCCCAATTTTTTGCTTTTTATTAAAAGATGTAGCTCAAGCTTTAGGAGTAGGAACGCAATTGAAAGAACAGGGAATTTTCGCACCCGCAATTCGACCTCCAACTGTTAATTCTAGTCGCATTCGCGTCTCCCTGATGGCAACTCATAAGTCAGTACATATTGAAAAGTTGGTTGAAGCTTTGAGGGTATCCCATTTTTGAAAAGATATAACCCTCTAGCCAAGCGCGGTTTCATTCTCGGAAAAACCGCGATTTTGTAGGGTAGTACCCCATAGGTGTCAACTTAGGTTCAAACCCTTAGTCCGACAGGGGTTAAAACCCCTGTCTCAAAGATCAAGTCCTCTGAAGAGGACTAATGAATTTAACAATTTTCTTTAGTCCTCTTCAGAGGACTTTAGCTATTAGACGGGGGTTTTAACCCCTGGCGGGCTTTCGGCTTAAGTTGACACCAATGGTAGTTCCCCGTGCCTACCCCCTCACCAACTCCTGCCTCCTGCCTCAATACTACTTACCTACCAACTGGCGAAACTTTTTCTTGAACTTATTCTTATAAACATAAAAAGTCCGCTGTAAATCCTCAGTTGTTAAAGCCATCTCCGCCTCTAAACCAGTCCTTCCCCAAGCATCCTCCTGGCACTTACGCCGACAGAAATTCATCGGTTCCGAGTAAACTTCAGAAGTAGAAAGAGTAGGCTTCGGCCCACACCAGTGAATCACAGTCGCGGCAGCATCACCTCCGGGCCCCGCCGCCTCAATTGGGAACCTTTTTCTCAGTAAATTCTGGTCAAAATCGGGCACTAACAATTGCATATCTACATTCTGCACCCGCGCTCTACCTTCCTGAGCCGCACGCGAAATCATAAAGTTCAAAAATCCCATCTCTCCATACTTAAATATCCCTGGATACTGAGCAATGAAATCCAAAATTTCTACATACTCATCCAAGCTGAAAATCCCCCGCTTAGCAAAGAAAGTACCCGTGCAGAAATAGCGAGAGCGGTAATCTTGCCAGTGAAAATCTGGAAAATGCTTCTCAATCCCCGGAACATCAAAGAAAAACTTAGAAATATCTGCATCTGAGTAATTGGCCTCAGTCTGGTCAATAACAAAATCAAAATTATTAAAATCGGCAAACTGAAGAATATCTCCCCAGACAATTGTATCGGCATCTAACACCAGAAAATTTGACCAAGGGCTTTCCCAAAATGCAATCATTTTAGTTTTTCCCCAGCCAAAACTTCTCTTCCTCAGAAGTTCGCTCGATACGTTATCGTGATTGATAACACGCACTCCATAGGACTTTTCTAGTGGGGCCACTGAAAACGAGCCATCAATCAGCAAACAAATCGGAACATCCCCCAAGAAATACCGGATGCTGGCACAGCAACCTTTAGCAAAAAGATAATCTTGGTCGCAACAGGCGATGATAATGCCAAAGTCTTCCATATATACCTCACGATTTTACTAATTTCCAAAACAATATTTTCTGGGTTTCCCCCAAGTCAACAGCCTCGATCTTATACTTACCTTCTTGCTCAAGTCCAGAGCGCAGTTTGTCAGGGTTTCCGTATATAAACACATCGCTAAAAGCGCTGACGATTTTAGCAGTTGTTTGTTCCTCTCCTAATTTAATTTTACGTGGTATTGAGGAATTTAGGTGAAACAATTGCATACTCACTTTGGGCGCGAATAAATAACTCATTGATAGTATTTGACCGACAGAAATATTAGATGTATCGCTAAGCACAAGGGGTTTTTGGGTTTCATTAACTATGCGAGCTATTTGGGGATTTTGTCTGCCTGATTCCTTATTCCACCAATTATCAGCTTGCAAGCTGAGTGCAGAGGATACCAAGCCGCTCCCTAGCAGTAGAATAGTAATTGCTCTCCACACTTGCAGTTTCCAGTCTTTTGTAGATGGCATGGTAATTTTAGTTACCAACAGGTAAGCAACAGCGATTTCAATCCCCATGTAAGTCGGAAACAAATATCGGCTCTTAGTTGATATTATACTTTGCTCTATTATATCTACTAGCATTACTGGTAGAGCGCAAGCCCCAATCAATATCACTACAAATAGCCAAGCTCGTTTTGGAGTCTGACGGCATAGGAAATAAATTCCATATCCCACCATAATTAATAAAATAAAAGTTGCTACCGTTAACGGAATTAAATATAATAAAGGAGATTTAGATGTTAGACCAAAATCTATAAAAACGCGACCGATATTACCCGCCCAATTCTTCACTAAAAACAGCCTTTCTGTATCTAATTCTGACCAACCAGTTGCCACTGAAGCAGCCAATTTATTACGAATTAAAGTGACTAGCCAGGGAAGGAAAGTAATTAAAGCGATAACAGATGATAGTATCCAAGCTAATACTCTCTTAGTGAGGCGAAAGTTAGCTTGAATAAATACATAAATGCCATGACCGAGGGCGACTAACCCTGTAAATAAGTGAGTGTAAAGTCCTAGAGCTAAACTTATTCCATAGATACTCCAACTGAGCCAATTTTGAAGCCGTAAAGCTCGTAGGAGTGAAGCACTGGATAGCAAAATTATTACTGCCCACAAACTATAGGGACGTGCTTCTTGAGCGTAGAGCAAATGGAAGGGAGAAACGGCTACTAATCCAACTGCAAGCCATGCCACTTTCGGGGCTGAAAATAATTCTTGACACAACCAATAGATGCCAGGAAAAGCAAGTAGGCTAATTAAAGCTGAGAAACTTCTTGTACTGGTGGGAGAGCTACCGAATATTTGTACCCAAAATCGGGTAATTATAAAATATAGCGGGGGGAGTTGAGGTTCTTCTACTGCTAGACCTCTAATTGTATCTGCGAGGTTTTTTTCAGAATTAGGTTGCTGATATTGCATTAAATCTTTAGCAGGAATTACGCGACCGCTAGCTACTTGGCTCAATACTTCTACTTCTGTGTAGCCAGATACTCGCAGAGAAGTAAAAACTTCATCGTACCAATAAAATTTATTGCCAAGATTAGTAAACCGAAAACATATTCCTATTACCAATAAAACAATGATGAAAAACTGCAATTGGCTTTTCATAATTATTAGAAAACATAACTATGAAAAAGTATAACACAAATAATCTTGGTTGTCCCTTCCAGTATAGAAAGTTCTAAGTTGTCCTCAAAAACCGCAGATTGGTGCAGAAAGCCAAACCGATTGTTGCCGATCTTGTCTAAATCTAGCTCACATTGACTTCTAGCGCGATCGCCCCCATCCCTTCATCCTACTTTTAGATCGAGCATTGGCCTCCAATCTTCCAGAATCCTAGCAGGTGCAGACAGTAAAGGAACGCTAACCTCGATTCAGATCGTTGACTTAAAATAAAATTATGTTAAAATACCCAGTTATGAGTCAGGGCATCTGTGCAGAAGTCTAAAAATAGGCGATCGCACTAGCGAGTAGGAGTCACGCAACGCACAGGGGGGCAAGCAAAACGCGGCTGGTACTCAAAATAAAACCCTGTCAATTGGTGGGAATTAAATTTTCTCCCTTCCTCCCCCAAAAATGGAGAAAATTACCCTTAAGTTGCTGTCAGCTTTAAGCTCAGGTTAAAAAGCTTGACACCGTTACCTTCCAGGCAGTAAAAGAATATTGTCAATCAAGTAAGAAATCAAGACAACCTAGCAGTTGGAACTTGATTCTAAATTTAGATGTTGAGTGTGAGGGCGTGAGGAATAATGAATAAAACTTTTTGGAATCTATTACTAGCATCTCCAGCCATGTTGGGGATGTCTTCAATCATCTGTGCCGCTGCGATCGCGCAAGAAGCGCCCACAACCCCTGAAACCACCCAGGTAGCGACAGCTCAGGCTTCCGATCTCGCTGTTGCTGAATCAATTGCCATCCCAGAAACGCTGACCCTAAACACCAGCGCTTCCCCAGCAGAGGAAATTGCAGCAGTTACCCCCCTAGAGACTAAGAACGAAGCACCAACAGAGTCAAGCAGTAACGCCCAGATTCTTGGGAGTGACATCAAATTAATTCCAGATGCGGCTACCACTGCGCCAGCATCCGAGCTCTCACTTCAAACTACCCCGCTCCAGACGGCTCCGGCAACTTCAGCCCCCACCGCCTTCCCCGAACCAATAGCTCAAGTCCCCGCTGCTGCGCCAACTTCTACCATGGGCGGGCCCATCCTACCAGCATCGCCCTCAATGCAGCCCAGCGGTCAAGCATCTGGGTCATCAAGCGGTATGGCTCAGGTGACATCTGTTTCCCAGTTATCTGACGTGCAGCCTACAGACTGGGCATTCCAAGCCTTGCAATCCCTAGTCGAGCGCTACGGTTGTATCGCAGGTTATCCCGACGGCACATTTCGAGGCAACCGAGCATTAACTCGTTACGAATTTGCCGCAGGTTTGAACGCTTGCTTAGACCAGATTACCCGGCTAATAGGTGGAGCTACTGGTAACTTTGTCACCAAAGAAGACTTAGCCATACTGCAACGTCTGCAAGAAGAATTTGCCGCTGAACTGGCTACCTTACGCGGACGGGTGGACGCACTAGAAGCACGGACAACTGAACTCGAAGCCAATCAGTTCTCCACCACCACCAAGCTGAGCGGAGAAGCGATCTTTGCCGTCAGCGATAGCTACGCGGGAGATATTTCTCTCAATGACGACGACGATGACGATAACGATGACAGCACCAGCACTAACCTGGGCTATCGGGTGCGGCTCAACCTCAACACCAGCTTTACTGGTCGAGACTTATTGAGAACCCGCTTGCAAGCCAGGAACGTTGCCCGATACGATCGCCCCGGAGCGAACAATACCAACATGGCCCGCTTAGGCTTTGACGGTGACGATGGCAACAACTTTACACTCGACCAAGCGTGGTATCGTTTCCCCGCAGGTCGCGCTACAGTCTGGTTTGGCCCGAAAGGACTCTCCATCGACGACATTGCCGAAACGATCACGCCCTTCAACAGTAGCGGTAGCGCTTCTGTTTCCCGATTTGGACAGCGCAACCCCGCCGTGTACAGAGGCCCTGAAGGCGCTGGTGTGGGTATCAATTACGCTTTCAGCAGGAACTTCCGAGCCCAGATAGCCTACCTAGCTAATGATGTGGATGCTCCTAACCCCCAAGAAGGTCGGGGAGTTTTCACTGGTTCCTACACTGCGCTTGGTCAGCTAGCCTTCTCTCTGGGGTCAGGGTTGGACGTGGGCCTGACTTACGCCCATAAATACTTCCGAAGTGGCAGTGTCGGTGTTGGTGGCGGTACGGGTAGTAACTTAGCTGAACAGCCTTTTGGAAGCGGCGCTACCTCCTCAGATAACTTTGGCGCTCAATTTAATTGGAAACCCAGTACGCGCTTTAATCTGGGCGGTTGGTTCGGCTACACCCGTGCTAACCAAGAAAGAGGAGGCAACGATGAAGCCACAATTATGAACGCGGCTATTACTCTAGCATTCCCAGATTTAGGTCGGCGAGGCAACCTATTAGGTTTCGTCGTGGGCGTACCGCCAAAAGTTACGGATAGCGACGACCGAGAAGATGATGAAACTTCCTTGCACATTGAGGGTTTCTATCGTTTCCAAGTAAATGATTTTATCTCAATTACTCCCGGTGTTTTTGTGATTACTAATCCGAATCACAGTGAGGACAGTGACACAATTTTCGTAGGTGTTTTGCGGACTACCTTTAGTTTCTAGGTATCAGCAGTATCTAAACGTCGAGAATGTTTAAGTCCCGATCTAGTTAAAATTAAAAAAGCGGCTGAAAATTGCCGCTTTTTTATTGAGATTTAGCCATATATAGCTGAAGAAAAAAGGAATAATACCAAGGAATTGCAGCAATTAATTAACGTCCTAACGCGGGCAGTTTAACAATTAACAGTTAACAATTAACTATTAACCATTAACAGCAAAATGTTTTTCGATAATTCCAGGGATTTTTGCGGGTTCGATGCGGCTATAGCGGGTTTTATCTGGCATCAAAATAATGTTTGGCCCTGCTTTGCACTGTTTAAGACATCCCGTTCCCTGAATAGTTACGTGGTCTTCCAAGCCGCGATCGCTTAACGCCGTTTCCAAGGCCTGACAGATGGCTCTACCGCCCCGCTTCTGGCAGTCAGACTTTTGACAGACCAAAATTTTAGCCTTAGCTTGAGGGCAATTTGCCTTGGGAGTAACCTTTTTGGCAGAGTCAACATCTCTCCCTTGGTAAGGGATAATAGGAGTGCGATCGCCACAGGAAACAGACAAAGCCGAAGCCAGTTTTTCAATAGATATATCCTCGAAACTCCGAGGCTTGGTAGCCTGGAAATTACCACCAATTAAGGGGGTGATGCTATAAGCTTTCAGTTTAGTTTTGCCATTGTCCAAGTTGAGTTTTTTCTCTCCTACAACCCGAACCGCTAAACCTCGCTTTGCAATTGGAAACAGAGGCGATGTCTCCGGCTGGCTACGCTTACGCAACTCTTTAGAGATTTTGACGACATACTCCTCCCCCGATGCTGCGGCAATTCGCAAGTAGGAGAGTTTGTAACCATCTTCAAGAATAGAACCGACGATCTGCCCCTCAAGGCTGAATTCTGATACTTCTTTGCGTGATTTACACATGGTTCTAGATTGGTTATAAGTTGTTAACGTTTCAAATTGCTTGCGTCTAGTCAAGCGCTACTAGCTGCTTTTCCAGCAGCCTTCCAAACAGGCTTCCAACTCCCAACGGGGGGATCTATACTGCCTTAATACACTCTCTAACTGAGTAGCTTGCAGAGCACTGTTGATTTGCACCCGCAAAGGTTTATCAATAGCACACCAGCAGGTAATCTCTAACTCCTGCAAACGCTGGTAAACTTGCCAGCGGTCTACCCAACTAACCTCAACAATGTGACATGGTTCTGATTCTAGCTCTGATTTATTCATAAATGAAATCCATTTGCACTAATTTTTGTGACTGATGACAAAGATAGAAAGGAAAAACAAGGGCATACAAGAGCTTAGCTGAGGGAGAATTGTTAAGAAAGAAGGTATAAATCTTAAAAAATTAACTCTCTGCCTGTATATTCTTGGTTTCCATGAAGTCCTGATTCTCCAGAACGCCTGTTAGATAGTTACTTTATAGACTATAGCGCAAGTGCGAGTAATTCTCAATAGACCTGCAAGAAAAATTTACCAACTTGTAAGTATTCCTAGTAGTCTGCTTGGCTGAGCTTGACTCAGTGATTTAGCGTGGTAAACTAAGCGGATTGGCAATAAATCTGCCTATTGAGAGGGAACAGACTATGGCTGAAACTCACAGTGCAGTGCGCCCATTTGGCCACCTTGCCGACAATCCAATTTTGCTCGAACATTCAGTCACAGCCCCAGTCTGTGAAGGGATGAATGCTCTGCTGGCAAGTTTTCAGGCGCTTTACCTGCAATATCAAAAGCACCATTTTGTTGTTGAGGGAGCGGAATTTTACTCTCTACACCAGTTTTTTGAAGACAGTTACGGCGATGCTCAAGATCACGTCCACGAATTGGGCGAACGCTTGAATGGTTTGGGCGGTATTCCTGCGGCTGGTTTTAGTAAGTTAGCAGAACTTTGCTGCTTCCAACCGGAAGCTGACGGTGCTTATTCCTGTCGCCAAATGCTCGAACACGATCTGAGTGCGGAGCAAGCGATTATCAGTTTGTTACGCCGTCAAGCAGGACAAGCGGAAAGTTTAGGCGATCGCGGTACGCGCTACTTATACGAAAAAATCCTGCTCAAAACAGAAGAGCGAGCTTATCATCTAGCTCACTTCCTAGCGCCCGATACTTTGGTGCAGTCGAGCTTGAACTAGGAAGAAGGAAGAAGGAAGAAGGAAGAAGGAAGGGAAGAAGGAACAAGCAAGAAGTTAAACGTAGTCCTAACCGCGTTACACATAAGAAAAAAAGAGCCTGAGAGCTGTACCTCTCAGGCTTTTTGTGTTGGAGCTGGAAAGGAAATGTAACTGGATTTGGCAACATCTGCCCACAGCGAAGGAACCGCGATCGCGAAACTCTCGCTTCCTAACTCCCAAGTTTAGAAAAACTAGCCGTTTGCCCACCTATGCAAAATTTCCACCGCAAACAGCAGCGAGCTTGTTCTCTAACCTTGTCTTATCAGAGAGGAACATATCCATAGCCATCTGAATAACACTCTAGACTTACTAGAACTATTTGTCAATAACCTCTAAAAATTTTTTTTGCCTTAAAAACCCCCTACTCAGCATTTACGGCTCTAAAATGCTTTGCCTATAAGTATTAAAGCCATTGTTAAAATATATTACAGCTAATTTCCCCCATAACTAATGAAATATTTTATAAATAGCCCTTGACAAACCAGAAGAAATTATTGATTATTAATTTCAATAAGCTTTAACCAGCTTAAAACCTACTGA from Kamptonema formosum PCC 6407 encodes:
- a CDS encoding DHH family phosphoesterase, which encodes MRSPKKYRLVTRSDFDGLVCAVLLKELDMINEIKFVHPKDMQDGKIEVTSNDITTNLPYIEGVYLAFDHHLSETIRNHDIQDNHIIDPDAPSAARVLYSYYGGKEKFTEISEAMMEAVDKSDSAQFSQEEVLHPENWVLLNFLMDARTGLGRFREFRISNYQLMMQLIDYCKAHSIQEILQLPDVKERVDLYFEQEEKFKDQIPRCAKAYQNLVVLDLRNEEVIYAGNRFTIYALFPECNISIHVLWGLKQQNTVFAVGKSIFNKTSQTNIGELMLKYGGGGHQNAGTCQIDNDKAEEVLKELIAQINQNG
- a CDS encoding iron uptake porin, whose amino-acid sequence is MNKTFWNLLLASPAMLGMSSIICAAAIAQEAPTTPETTQVATAQASDLAVAESIAIPETLTLNTSASPAEEIAAVTPLETKNEAPTESSSNAQILGSDIKLIPDAATTAPASELSLQTTPLQTAPATSAPTAFPEPIAQVPAAAPTSTMGGPILPASPSMQPSGQASGSSSGMAQVTSVSQLSDVQPTDWAFQALQSLVERYGCIAGYPDGTFRGNRALTRYEFAAGLNACLDQITRLIGGATGNFVTKEDLAILQRLQEEFAAELATLRGRVDALEARTTELEANQFSTTTKLSGEAIFAVSDSYAGDISLNDDDDDDNDDSTSTNLGYRVRLNLNTSFTGRDLLRTRLQARNVARYDRPGANNTNMARLGFDGDDGNNFTLDQAWYRFPAGRATVWFGPKGLSIDDIAETITPFNSSGSASVSRFGQRNPAVYRGPEGAGVGINYAFSRNFRAQIAYLANDVDAPNPQEGRGVFTGSYTALGQLAFSLGSGLDVGLTYAHKYFRSGSVGVGGGTGSNLAEQPFGSGATSSDNFGAQFNWKPSTRFNLGGWFGYTRANQERGGNDEATIMNAAITLAFPDLGRRGNLLGFVVGVPPKVTDSDDREDDETSLHIEGFYRFQVNDFISITPGVFVITNPNHSEDSDTIFVGVLRTTFSF
- a CDS encoding glycosyltransferase family 39 protein gives rise to the protein MKSQLQFFIIVLLVIGICFRFTNLGNKFYWYDEVFTSLRVSGYTEVEVLSQVASGRVIPAKDLMQYQQPNSEKNLADTIRGLAVEEPQLPPLYFIITRFWVQIFGSSPTSTRSFSALISLLAFPGIYWLCQELFSAPKVAWLAVGLVAVSPFHLLYAQEARPYSLWAVIILLSSASLLRALRLQNWLSWSIYGISLALGLYTHLFTGLVALGHGIYVFIQANFRLTKRVLAWILSSVIALITFLPWLVTLIRNKLAASVATGWSELDTERLFLVKNWAGNIGRVFIDFGLTSKSPLLYLIPLTVATFILLIMVGYGIYFLCRQTPKRAWLFVVILIGACALPVMLVDIIEQSIISTKSRYLFPTYMGIEIAVAYLLVTKITMPSTKDWKLQVWRAITILLLGSGLVSSALSLQADNWWNKESGRQNPQIARIVNETQKPLVLSDTSNISVGQILSMSYLFAPKVSMQLFHLNSSIPRKIKLGEEQTTAKIVSAFSDVFIYGNPDKLRSGLEQEGKYKIEAVDLGETQKILFWKLVKS
- the dpsA gene encoding DNA starvation/stress protection protein DpsA, producing the protein MAETHSAVRPFGHLADNPILLEHSVTAPVCEGMNALLASFQALYLQYQKHHFVVEGAEFYSLHQFFEDSYGDAQDHVHELGERLNGLGGIPAAGFSKLAELCCFQPEADGAYSCRQMLEHDLSAEQAIISLLRRQAGQAESLGDRGTRYLYEKILLKTEERAYHLAHFLAPDTLVQSSLN
- the bioF gene encoding 8-amino-7-oxononanoate synthase, whose product is MPSDAYAWIDNSLATIHRAEWYRSVQTIHGRPGATILLEGRELVNFASNDYLGLAGDERLIQAAISAVKELGTGSSGSRLLSGHRQLHRDLELAIASFKQTEDAIVFSSGYLANLGAIASLVNKRDLILSDRYNHSSLKNGAILSGATVLEYNHCDLEDLRTKLEERTRYRRCLIITDTVFSMDGDLCPLPQLLAIAEEFSCMLLVDEAHATGVFGDNGAGCVEHFGCTGKPLIQVGTLSKALGSLGGYVAGSSSLIDFLRNRAPTWIYTTGLTPADTAAALKAVNIVRAEPQLRHKLWENVETLKTLLDRQIPNWKNTDKNHTDWNLHPNLESESKENYQSAITHSYSPIFCFLLKDVAQALGVGTQLKEQGIFAPAIRPPTVNSSRIRVSLMATHKSVHIEKLVEALRVSHF
- a CDS encoding (2Fe-2S) ferredoxin domain-containing protein, which codes for MCKSRKEVSEFSLEGQIVGSILEDGYKLSYLRIAAASGEEYVVKISKELRKRSQPETSPLFPIAKRGLAVRVVGEKKLNLDNGKTKLKAYSITPLIGGNFQATKPRSFEDISIEKLASALSVSCGDRTPIIPYQGRDVDSAKKVTPKANCPQAKAKILVCQKSDCQKRGGRAICQALETALSDRGLEDHVTIQGTGCLKQCKAGPNIILMPDKTRYSRIEPAKIPGIIEKHFAVNG
- a CDS encoding Asr1405/Asl0597 family protein, whose protein sequence is MNKSELESEPCHIVEVSWVDRWQVYQRLQELEITCWCAIDKPLRVQINSALQATQLESVLRQYRSPRWELEACLEGCWKSS